Proteins encoded in a region of the Stieleria neptunia genome:
- a CDS encoding PEP-CTERM sorting domain-containing protein (PEP-CTERM proteins occur, often in large numbers, in the proteomes of bacteria that also encode an exosortase, a predicted intramembrane cysteine proteinase. The presence of a PEP-CTERM domain at a protein's C-terminus predicts cleavage within the sorting domain, followed by covalent anchoring to some some component of the (usually Gram-negative) cell surface. Many PEP-CTERM proteins exhibit an unusual sequence composition that includes large numbers of potential glycosylation sites. Expression of one such protein has been shown restore the ability of a bacterium to form floc, a type of biofilm.): MRKFAFVTSLLFALTQGASSHGARVSTILTLDAATPTVNTLDLSLSAMGFPLGASATELSGTMNAEIEIDFATGVISSLNFTGGTMFGSEWSMAGVPTGNPTNPTETMTLVGAGTTATADTIPASSDVDGGNFDGTEHLIPLTGGTVSPVGVTLAGTDINGGGTGTLTATKNGDQYDLFFSMDIVDSETLDAGDLDITGTLVARGTVTAIPEPTGAFALMVVVGGVLVRRRR; the protein is encoded by the coding sequence ATGAGAAAGTTTGCTTTTGTGACGAGTCTGTTGTTCGCGCTGACCCAGGGAGCGTCTTCGCACGGCGCCCGGGTCAGTACCATTTTGACGCTTGATGCGGCGACACCGACCGTGAACACGCTGGATTTATCGTTGTCGGCAATGGGCTTCCCACTCGGCGCTTCCGCGACGGAGTTGTCGGGCACGATGAACGCCGAGATCGAAATCGATTTTGCGACCGGAGTGATCTCGTCGCTGAATTTCACCGGCGGCACGATGTTCGGCAGCGAGTGGAGCATGGCTGGCGTTCCGACCGGGAACCCCACTAATCCCACCGAGACGATGACGTTGGTGGGGGCGGGGACGACTGCGACAGCCGACACGATTCCCGCATCGAGCGACGTTGACGGGGGTAACTTCGATGGAACCGAACACTTGATTCCGCTGACCGGAGGAACGGTCTCACCGGTGGGCGTGACGCTGGCCGGGACCGACATCAACGGGGGCGGAACCGGGACGCTGACGGCCACCAAGAACGGCGATCAGTACGATTTGTTCTTCAGCATGGACATCGTGGATTCCGAAACGCTTGACGCTGGTGACTTGGACATCACCGGAACGCTCGTCGCTCGCGGCACCGTGACAGCGATCCCCGAGCCGACCGGTGCGTTCGCACTGATGGTCGTGGTCGGCGGCGTCCTGGTTCGTCGCCGACGCTAA
- a CDS encoding PEP-CTERM sorting domain-containing protein (PEP-CTERM proteins occur, often in large numbers, in the proteomes of bacteria that also encode an exosortase, a predicted intramembrane cysteine proteinase. The presence of a PEP-CTERM domain at a protein's C-terminus predicts cleavage within the sorting domain, followed by covalent anchoring to some some component of the (usually Gram-negative) cell surface. Many PEP-CTERM proteins exhibit an unusual sequence composition that includes large numbers of potential glycosylation sites. Expression of one such protein has been shown restore the ability of a bacterium to form floc, a type of biofilm.): MISLPHRFGGWHQIAPNRAMPQISGKNSHSVFAVIFLFLHRSLGRIVYCTRRNWGERPSLKETTMSGPTPFRRIILVLFAAFFLFMSGRPVQAELTFTLLGETQTIDFQDYTGAGLASGGGGGALDSNDWELVIGDDNGSLQTSFGDTVGVGVFGRGMSSGGVSDSGYYSFETGGGNRALGIQLGDAGFSFGIPSLRIRNQTGQVVDALTVRYDVWVYNDSNNSNYFDLEFSNGSAFIDPVFLDTPSAADGTPEWVQTTLQYDLLLPENGLFGGVLQPLADGDSMLVEWSGGGSFDALNGFDEMAIDNIQITAFSTAIPEPGTPLALCVVSGVMALRRRRRKR; encoded by the coding sequence ATGATTTCGTTGCCCCACAGGTTTGGTGGGTGGCACCAAATCGCGCCAAATCGCGCCATGCCTCAGATTTCTGGAAAAAACTCGCATAGCGTTTTTGCAGTGATTTTCCTGTTTCTCCACCGCTCGCTAGGTAGGATCGTTTACTGTACAAGACGGAACTGGGGCGAACGTCCATCTTTGAAAGAAACAACCATGAGCGGTCCGACACCCTTTCGTCGCATCATCCTTGTCTTGTTTGCTGCATTTTTTCTTTTCATGAGCGGCCGTCCGGTCCAAGCTGAGTTGACGTTCACGCTGCTGGGTGAAACTCAGACGATCGACTTCCAGGACTACACCGGCGCAGGGTTGGCGTCTGGAGGTGGTGGGGGAGCATTGGATTCGAACGACTGGGAACTCGTGATTGGTGACGATAACGGCAGTCTGCAAACAAGTTTCGGCGACACGGTCGGTGTCGGTGTCTTTGGGCGTGGGATGAGCAGCGGAGGTGTCAGCGATTCTGGTTACTACAGTTTTGAAACTGGCGGCGGAAACCGAGCACTGGGAATACAGCTGGGTGACGCCGGCTTTTCCTTTGGCATTCCATCTCTGCGAATACGAAATCAGACGGGACAGGTCGTCGATGCCCTGACCGTACGCTACGACGTTTGGGTCTACAACGACAGTAATAACAGCAATTACTTCGACCTCGAATTCAGCAATGGTTCGGCATTCATCGATCCCGTCTTTCTCGACACACCGTCAGCGGCGGACGGAACGCCAGAATGGGTCCAGACGACTCTCCAATACGATCTGCTGTTACCGGAAAACGGTCTCTTTGGCGGTGTACTCCAACCGCTTGCTGATGGTGATTCGATGCTCGTCGAATGGTCCGGAGGCGGTAGTTTTGATGCGTTGAATGGATTCGACGAGATGGCGATCGACAACATTCAGATCACGGCTTTCTCCACAGCGATTCCGGAACCCGGGACACCCCTCGCGTTATGCGTCGTTTCCGGTGTGATGGCTCTTCGCAGACGGCGTCGCAAACGCTGA
- a CDS encoding sulfatase-like hydrolase/transferase produces the protein MMHRFLITALSLVATAVGGVPNRCVAAPPNVPPNVPQNEHPNVLFIAVDDLNDWIGCMGGHPQSKTPNLDRLAESGVLFTNAHCPAPACNPSRTAIMTGISPHVSGLYDNGQKMRELLPEAELLPKYFSRHGYWSAGSGKLLHYFIDQQSWDQYFPPKETEDPFPRTLYPEKRPVSLPVGGPWQYRETDWGPLDVSDREFGGDYLVSQWVGEQLGKQHDQPFFLACGIYRPHEPWFVPKKYFDRFPLESIELPPGYREDDLEDLPPAGKRRGPNRYFEHILKHDQWKQALQGYLASISFADEMLGRVIDALQHGPHRDNTVVVLWSDHGWHLGEKQHWQKYTGWRACTRVPLMIRVPPGTPGLMAGTKANTVCDAPVNLLSLYPTLAQLAGLPPKASNDGPSLIPLLENAEAEWPHVSITHLNRPGNYGLSGRRWRLVQYDNGDQELYDTDADPYEWTNLAEDPQHAAHLDRLRALAPAEFAPYVAPSDAALAKLRWHPATESAVPASKPDGNPFSVVFTNRRDQPVKVFWMDRDGKPKSFGTLESGWRKPLQSRPGAVWLITDKAENPLGYFVVGDRTAHAVIDAEKP, from the coding sequence ATGATGCATCGCTTTTTGATCACGGCACTCTCGCTGGTCGCCACCGCGGTTGGGGGCGTGCCGAACCGCTGCGTCGCCGCGCCGCCGAATGTGCCGCCGAATGTGCCGCAGAATGAGCACCCCAATGTTCTGTTTATCGCCGTCGATGACCTGAACGATTGGATCGGGTGCATGGGCGGGCACCCGCAATCGAAAACCCCGAACCTCGATCGGTTGGCCGAAAGCGGGGTCTTGTTCACCAACGCCCACTGTCCCGCGCCGGCCTGTAATCCGTCGCGGACCGCAATCATGACCGGGATCTCGCCGCACGTGTCGGGGCTGTACGACAACGGCCAAAAGATGCGCGAGTTGTTGCCCGAAGCGGAATTGCTGCCCAAGTATTTCTCCCGGCACGGCTATTGGTCTGCCGGATCGGGAAAGCTGCTTCACTACTTCATTGATCAACAATCTTGGGACCAGTATTTCCCGCCCAAGGAAACCGAAGACCCGTTCCCCCGCACGCTGTATCCCGAAAAACGTCCCGTCAGCCTGCCCGTCGGTGGGCCTTGGCAGTACCGAGAAACCGATTGGGGGCCGCTGGATGTTTCGGACCGGGAATTCGGCGGAGACTATTTGGTGTCGCAGTGGGTCGGCGAGCAACTGGGCAAACAACATGACCAGCCGTTCTTTTTGGCGTGCGGCATTTATCGTCCGCATGAGCCTTGGTTCGTCCCCAAGAAATACTTTGATCGCTTTCCCCTGGAGAGCATTGAATTGCCGCCGGGTTATCGCGAAGACGATTTGGAAGACTTGCCCCCGGCGGGAAAGCGACGCGGCCCCAACCGATACTTCGAACACATCCTGAAACACGACCAATGGAAGCAAGCGTTGCAGGGGTATCTGGCATCGATTTCGTTTGCCGACGAGATGCTCGGGCGGGTCATCGATGCACTGCAGCACGGACCGCACCGAGACAACACGGTCGTCGTGCTGTGGAGCGATCACGGTTGGCACTTGGGTGAAAAGCAGCATTGGCAAAAGTACACGGGTTGGCGAGCTTGCACCCGTGTCCCGCTGATGATCCGGGTTCCCCCAGGGACGCCGGGTTTGATGGCCGGTACCAAGGCAAACACCGTTTGCGACGCGCCGGTCAATCTACTCAGCCTGTACCCGACGCTGGCCCAATTGGCCGGTTTGCCGCCGAAAGCGTCCAACGACGGACCCTCGCTGATTCCGCTGCTGGAGAACGCGGAAGCCGAGTGGCCGCACGTCTCGATCACCCATCTCAATCGGCCCGGCAACTATGGACTGAGCGGACGACGATGGCGATTGGTCCAGTACGACAACGGCGACCAGGAGTTGTACGACACCGACGCCGACCCTTACGAGTGGACGAATCTTGCCGAGGATCCCCAGCACGCCGCACACCTCGACCGCTTGCGAGCGCTCGCGCCCGCCGAGTTTGCCCCCTATGTCGCGCCCAGTGACGCGGCGCTGGCGAAGCTGAGGTGGCATCCGGCAACGGAATCGGCCGTGCCTGCGTCGAAGCCCGACGGCAATCCCTTCAGCGTCGTGTTCACCAATCGTCGCGACCAACCGGTGAAAGTGTTCTGGATGGATCGCGATGGCAAACCGAAGTCGTTTGGGACGTTGGAATCCGGTTGGCGAAAGCCCCTGCAATCGCGCCCCGGAGCCGTGTGGTTGATCACCGACAAAGCGGAAAACCCACTCGGTTACTTTGTCGTCGGCGATCGCACGGCGCACGCCGTGATTGATGCGGAGAAACCCTGA
- a CDS encoding DUF1559 family PulG-like putative transporter translates to MFFSLESGMQMRRSTRQGFTLVELLVVIAIIGILVGLLLPAVQAAREAARRMSCSNNFKQIGLAIHNYHTAFKQIPTNGTGTARTPSTPNGTQDCNRLFLSWLVPILPYMEQQALWDSISNPSTQATPGQSVQATGGVWFPMGPCPWETRYVPWVTQVPAFRCPSDPGQARGPGQLARTNYAASLGDAADRSHNGGVNDYGFFGNRNNRDENWAVERARAAQRGFFWNRNEMKFRDVLDGLSNTIAAAEVCTSGGKREVKADFVRNISDMANPNNTILIPARCKEGVHIDPERPQFYDETANVRSSLSQSKHARWADSRAYYSAMHTMLPPNNANCVNTGSDGNHSGVISTAGSRHTGGAHVLMGDGAVIFMTDSVDGGNPELPTVCVQRSGNSFPISSLPGSESNYGLWGALGTRDASETIEEQLNQ, encoded by the coding sequence ATGTTCTTTTCTCTGGAGTCTGGTATGCAGATGCGTCGTTCTACGCGACAGGGTTTCACATTGGTGGAGCTGTTGGTCGTCATCGCCATCATTGGCATTTTGGTTGGCTTATTACTTCCGGCTGTTCAGGCAGCCCGCGAGGCAGCACGGCGAATGTCGTGCAGCAACAATTTCAAGCAGATTGGGCTTGCGATTCACAACTATCACACCGCGTTCAAGCAGATTCCGACAAACGGAACGGGTACGGCGCGGACTCCGTCCACTCCCAACGGAACGCAAGACTGCAACCGACTTTTCCTCAGCTGGTTGGTTCCCATCCTTCCCTACATGGAGCAGCAAGCGTTGTGGGATTCGATCTCGAACCCCAGCACCCAGGCGACTCCCGGCCAGAGCGTGCAAGCGACCGGCGGCGTTTGGTTTCCGATGGGACCCTGCCCCTGGGAAACGCGGTACGTTCCTTGGGTGACCCAGGTTCCGGCATTCCGTTGCCCGAGTGACCCGGGGCAGGCTCGCGGCCCCGGCCAGCTGGCACGGACGAACTACGCTGCTTCACTCGGCGACGCGGCCGACCGGTCTCACAACGGTGGTGTCAACGACTATGGTTTCTTCGGCAACCGCAATAACCGGGACGAAAACTGGGCGGTTGAACGTGCACGTGCCGCGCAGCGTGGATTCTTCTGGAATCGGAATGAGATGAAGTTCCGCGACGTTCTGGATGGTCTCTCCAACACCATTGCTGCCGCTGAAGTTTGCACTTCGGGCGGCAAACGTGAGGTCAAAGCAGACTTCGTCCGGAATATCAGTGACATGGCGAATCCCAACAACACCATCCTGATTCCGGCGCGTTGCAAAGAGGGGGTTCACATCGATCCGGAACGCCCCCAGTTTTACGATGAAACTGCAAACGTTCGCTCCTCCTTGTCGCAGTCAAAGCACGCTCGTTGGGCGGATTCACGAGCCTATTACTCCGCGATGCACACCATGCTGCCACCCAACAATGCCAATTGCGTGAACACCGGCAGCGATGGGAATCACTCCGGAGTGATCTCAACCGCGGGGAGTCGTCATACCGGTGGTGCTCACGTGTTGATGGGCGACGGTGCCGTGATCTTCATGACCGATAGCGTCGACGGCGGTAATCCCGAGCTGCCAACGGTCTGTGTCCAGCGTAGCGGGAATTCGTTCCCCATCTCCTCGCTTCCCGGCAGCGAGAGCAACTACGGATTGTGGGGTGCTCTGGGCACACGTGACGCCAGCGAAACCATCGAGGAACAGCTGAACCAGTAA